From Aedes albopictus strain Foshan chromosome 1, AalbF5, whole genome shotgun sequence, one genomic window encodes:
- the LOC109416096 gene encoding serine/threonine-protein kinase fused: MDKYAISNLVGEGSFGKVYKAIDKQSKTTVALKIISKRGRSGRELKGLRGECEIQRNLQHPNIIRMVDSFETENEIIAVTEFAKTDLHSELRDGSLGEPKTQKITYDLVSALYYLHSHRILHRDLKPQNILLDRNKTAKLCDFGFARNMTMGTHVLTSIKGTPLYMAPELLEAKPYDHNADLWSLGCIIYEMLAGEPPFSSTSMIHLVKLIRNQYIKWPSFLTSNCISFVQGLLERDTSHRMPWSQIINHPFVKGHIVILKEDIPESPFTNPLTASQSNEKRKQTNRIMYGENFEYVKYGTKRPTKATKGSNEEDLASSRDSMNVILQSDMEHLETDAEDAGATSIRRTSLPEVDKSPFRENDDLRPIIPEDFTVEYHHPLGENAEIVEDNPNLVMNNFNDNFPLLDKTAQKIISTDELANRLNSINLHNQSLKFKSQELERRKLSQNIDNFSVRLESERNAQTMTNKSNEEPPQLDKKPEKITPTLLPGWDSCDESQNPPIENEEWLVFLQKSMQEILDGELDSLKQQNFVSIIVAPLRNCRASAKVIENVAHLLSLPLAIDAPPAILHDILSVYAELKLVPNLVYASKLLCNKKLNSSNSESQSSPIPTPLTTSNSSIRLLSSLDGDEVKTLTAVYDLICYLVHSGENFLKQFCDAIEILGVKELFVNFINAVRSSEEYVRLSCAILAVLNCALRELPENAEIVEQIVFHENVNLIQMLRHGDSILRHRTCMLLRILARFSCLALQKHWNNEIKESLEYLLDDQDVDINTEAKCALDEFKYLSFITADAAS, encoded by the exons ATGGATAAATATGCCATCAGTAATTTGGTGGGCGAAGGTTCCTTCGGGAAGGTATACAAAGCGATAGACAAGCAGAGCAAAACGACCGTCGCACTGAAAATCATTAGCAAG AGAGGACGATCGGGACGGGAGCTGAAAGGCCTCCGTGGAGAATGTGAAATTCAACGAAATCTACAGCATCCAAACATCATTCGGATGGTGGATTCGTTCGAAACGGAGAACGAAATCATCGCCGTCACGGAATTTGCGAAAACCGATCTGCACAGTGAGCTACGGGATGGTTCGCTGGGCGAACCGAAGACTCAGAAAATCACGTACGATCTGGTGTCGGCATTGTATTACCTGCACTCACATCGCATTTTGCATAGGGATTTAAAACCGCAAAACATCCTCTTGGATCGGAATAAGACTGCGAAACTGTGCGACTTTGGATTTGCTAGGAATATGACGATGGGAACTCACGTTCTGACATCTATCAAAGGAACTCCACTTTACATGGCTCCGGAACTGCTGGAGGCCAAACCGTACGATCACAATGCGGACTTGTGGTCGCTGGGTTGTATTATCTACGAAATGCTTGCTGGAGAACCTCCGTTCAGTTCCACCTCTATGATCCATCTAGTGAAACTAATACGCAATCAGTACATCAAGTGGCCCAGTTTTCTTACATCAAATTGCATTTCGTTTGTGCAAGGGCTGCTGGAGCGAGACACCAGTCATCGCATGCCGTGGTCCCAAATCATAAACCACCCATTCGTGAAGGGGCACATTGTGATACTGAAAGAGGACATACCGGAGTCACCCTTCACGAATCCACTCACTGCTTCACAAAGCAACGAAAAACGGAAGCAAACCAATCGAATAATGTACGGCGAAAACTTCGAGTACGTTAAGTATGGAACGAAACGTCCAACGAAAGCCACGAAAGGATCGAACGAAGAAGATCTTGCCTCTTCTAGAGATAGTATGAATGTCATTCTGCAAAGTGACATGGAGCATTTGGAAACTGATGCAGAGGATGCCGGAGCGACGTCAATCCGAAGAACCAGTTTGCCGGAGGTCGATAAGAGTCCGTTTAGAGAAAACGACGATCTCCGCCCAATTATTCCGGAAGATTTCACCGTTGAATATCATCATCCTTTGGGCGAAAATGCCGAAATCGTTGAAGACAACCCAAACCTGGTCATGAACAACTTCAACGACAACTTCCCTCTGTTAGACAAGACTGCGCAAAAGATAATCTCAACCGATGAACTCGCGAATAGACTGAATAGCATTAACCTTCATAATCAGTCCCTAAAGTTCAAATCCCAAGAACTAGAACGGAGGAAACTCAGCCAAAACATCGACAACTTCTCCGTGCGATTAGAATCTGAGCGAAACGCTCAAACCATGACAAACAAATCAAACGAAGAACCTCCGCAACTCGACAAGAAACCTGAAAAAATCACACCAACCCTCCTCCCGGGCTGGGACTCTTGCGACGAATCTCAAAACCCCCCGATCGAAAACGAAGAATGGCTTgtgttcctgcagaaatccatgcaggaaaTCCTCGATGGCGAGCTGGACTCCCTCAAGCAACAGAACTTTGTCAGCATTATCGTAGCCCCACTCCGGAACTGCCGGGCCAGTGCCAAAGTGATCGAAAATGTAGCCCACCTTCTGAGCCTGCCACTTGCCATCGACGCACCTCCTGCCATTCTTCACGACATCCTGAGCGTCTACGCCGAACTGAAACTCGTCCCTAACCTGGTGTACGCCTCCAAGCTGCTGTGCAACAAAAAGCTCAACTCGTCCAACAGCGAGAGCCAATCGTCCCCAATCCCGACTCCTTTAACCACCTCCAACTCCTCAATCCGACTTCTATCGTCCCTGGATGGCGACGAGGTCAAAACTCTAACCGCAGTGTACGATCTGATCTGCTACCTGGTGCACTCCGGGGAGAACTTCCTGAAGCAGTTCTGCGACGCGATCGAGATCCTCGGTGTGAAGGAGCTGTTCGTGAACTTTATCAATGCCGTTCGATCGTCGGAGGAGTACGTCCGACTGAGCTGTGCCATTCTGGCCGTGCTGAACTGTGCCCTACGGGAACTGCCGGAGAATGCGGAGATCGTGGAACAAATAGTGTTCCACGAGAATGTGAACCTGATACAGATGTTGCGGCATGGGGATTCCATATTGAG ACACAGAACGTGCATGCTGTTGAGGATCTTGGCGCGCTTCAGTTGCTTGGCTTTGCAGAAGCATTGGAACAACGAGATCAAAGAATCGTTGGAGTATCTGTTGGATGATCAAGACGTGGATATCAATACG GAAGCGAAATGTGCATTGGATGAGTTTAAATACCTTTCCTTCATAACTGCGGACGCGGCAAGTTGA